A window of Polaromonas hydrogenivorans contains these coding sequences:
- the ptsN gene encoding PTS IIA-like nitrogen regulatory protein PtsN yields the protein MNRLSQILPPPQVLVRVEATSKKRAFEEAGLLFENLHGLNRALITDSLFARERLGSTGLGHGVAIPHGRIKGLKTPMAAIFQLQTPIGFDAPDELAVNLLVFLLVPEAATQKHLEILSEIAEMLSDSALREQLKTSPDAAALHQLIASWQSAHEVSS from the coding sequence ATGAACCGTCTTTCGCAAATTCTGCCCCCTCCCCAAGTGCTGGTTCGCGTCGAGGCGACCAGTAAAAAGCGCGCGTTTGAAGAAGCCGGGTTGCTGTTTGAAAACCTGCATGGCCTGAATCGCGCACTCATCACCGACAGCCTGTTCGCTCGTGAGCGCTTGGGCTCGACCGGGCTGGGCCATGGGGTTGCCATCCCGCATGGCCGCATCAAAGGCCTGAAAACGCCGATGGCTGCGATTTTCCAGTTGCAGACACCCATCGGTTTTGATGCGCCGGATGAGTTGGCCGTCAATTTACTGGTGTTTTTGCTGGTTCCCGAAGCGGCAACGCAAAAGCACCTGGAAATACTTTCTGAAATTGCCGAGATGCTGAGCGACAGCGCACTGCGTGAGCAACTCAAGACCAGTCCTGATGCGGCGGCCCTGCACCAGCTGATTGCTTCCTGGCAGTCTGCCCACGAAGTCAGTTCATGA